One window from the genome of Dasypus novemcinctus isolate mDasNov1 chromosome 26, mDasNov1.1.hap2, whole genome shotgun sequence encodes:
- the MCM2 gene encoding DNA replication licensing factor MCM2 — protein MAESSESFSVASSPARRRRNADPLTSSPGRSSRRTDALTSSPGRDLPPFEDESEGLLGTEGPLEEEEEDGEDLIGDGMERDYRPIRELDVYEAEGLAPDDEDVEELTASQREAAERAMRQRDREAGRGLGRMRRGLLYDSDEEDEERPTRKRRQVERATEDGEEDEEMIESIENLEDLKGHSVREWVSMAGPRLEIHHRFKNFLRTHVDSHGHNVFKERISDMCKENRESLVVNYEDLAAREHVLAYFLPEAPAELLQIFDEAALEVVLAMYPKYDRIASHIHVRISHLPLVEELRSLRQLHLNQLIRTSGVVTSCTGVLPQLSMVKYNCNKCSFVLGPFCQSQNQEVKPGSCPECQSVGPFEVNMEETIYQNYQRIRIQESPGKVAAGRLPRSKDAILLADLVDSCKPGDEIELTGIYHNNYDGSLNTANGFPVFATVILANHVAKKDDKVAVGELTDEDVKMIISLSKDQQIGEKVFASIAPSIYGHEDIKRGLALALFGGEPKNPGGKHKVRGDINVLLCGDPGTAKSQFLKYVEKVSSRAIFTTGQGASAVGLTAYVQRHPVSREWTLEAGALVLADRGVCLIDEFDKMNDQDRTSIHEAMEQQSISISKAGIVTSLQARCTVIAAANPIGGRYDPSLTFSENVDLTEPIISRFDILCVVRDTVDPVQDEMLARFVVGSHVRHHPSSKEEEQRVGGGAPEPAMPNTYGVEPLPQEVLRKYIIYAKEKVHPKLNQMDQDKVAKMYSDLRKESMATGSIPITVRHIESMIRMAEAHARIHLRDYVIEDDVNMAIRVMLESFIDTQKFSVMRSMRKTFSRYLSFRRDNNELLLFILKQLVAEQVTYQRNRFGAQQDTIEVPEKDLVDKARQINIHNLSAFYDSELFRMNKFSHDLKRKMILQQF, from the exons ATGGCG GAATCATCCGAGTCCTTCAGTGTGGCCTCCAGCCCAGCCCGGCGTCGGCGAAATGCTGACCCTCTCACCTCCAGCCCTGGCCGGAGTTCCCGGCGCACAGATGCCCTGACCTCCAGCCCGGGCCGTGACCTTCCTCCCTTTGAGGATGAGTCCGAGGGGCTGCTAGGTACAGAGGGGCCcctggaggaagaggaagaggatggaGAGGATCTTATCGGAGATGGCATGGAGAG GGATTACCGGCCCATCCGAGAGCTGGACGTCTATGAGGCCGAGGGCCTGGCTCCGGATGACGAGGACGTCGAGGAGCTGACTGCCAGTCAGAGGGAGGCGGCAGAGCGGGCCATGCGGCAGCGTGACCGGGAGGCTGGCCGCGGCCTAGGCCGCATGCGCCGCGGGCTCCTGTACG ACAGCGACGAGGAGGATGAGGAGCGCCCTACCCGGAAGCGCCGCCAGGTGGAGCGGGCCACGGAGGATGGCGAGGAGGACGAGGAGATGATCGAGAGCATCGAGAACCTGGAGGACCTGAAAGGCCACTCTGTGCGCGAGTGGGTGAGCATGGCCGGCCCCCGGCTGGAGATCCACCACCGATTCAAGAACTTCCTGCGCACCCACGTGGACAGCCACGGCCACAACGTCTTCAAGGAGCGCATCAGCGACATGTGCAAAG AGAACCGCGAGAGTCTGGTGGTGAACTACGAGGACCTGGCCGCCCGGGAGCACGTCCTGGCCTACTTCCTGCCGGAGGCGCCGGCCGAGCTGCTGCAGATCTTTGACGAGGCCGCCCTGGAAGTCGTGCTGGCCATGTACCCCAAGTACGACCGCATCGCCAGCCACATCCACGTCCGCATCTCCCACCTGCCGCTGGTGGAGGAACTGCGCTCGCTGAG ACAGCTGCACCTGAACCAGCTGATCCGCACCAGCGGGGTGGTGACCAGCTGCACGGGCGTCCTGCCCCAGCTCAGCATGGTCAAGTACAACTGCAACAAGTGCAGCTTCGTCCTGGGCCCCTTCTGTCAGTCTCAGAACCAGGAGGTGAAGCCCGGCTCCTGCCCCGAGTGCCAGTCGGTGGGCCCCTTCGAAGTCAACATGGAGGAG ACCATCTATCAGAACTACCAGCGCATCCGGATTCAGGAGAGCCCAGGCAAAGTGGCAGCCGGCCGCCTGCCCCGCTCCAAGGACGCCATTCTCCTTGCCGATCTGGTGGACAGCTGCAAGCCAGGGGATGAGATA gAGTTGACCGGCATCTACCACAACAACTACGACGGCTCCCTCAACACCGCCAATGGCTTCCCCGTCTTTGCCACTGTCATCTTGGCCAACCATGTGGCCAAGAAGGATGATAAGGTTGCTGTGGGGGAACTGACCGATGAGGATGTGAAGATGATCATCAGCCTCTCCAAGGATCAGCAGATTGGGGAGAAG GTCTTTGCCAGCATCGCTCCTTCCATTTACGGGCATGAGGACATCAAGAGGGGCCTGGCCCTGGCTCTGTTTGGAGGGGAGCCCAAAAACCCAG GTGGTAAGCACAAGGTGAGGGGGGATATCAACGTCCTCTTGTGTGGAGACCCTGGCACGGCTAAGTCTCAGTTCCTCAAGTATGTCGAGAAGGTGTCTAGCCGAGCCATCTTCACCACCGGCCAGGGAGCGTCTGCTGTCGGCCTCACGGCGTACGTGCAGCGGCATCCCGTCAGCAGGGAGTGGACCTTAGAGGCCGGAGCCCTGGTGCTGGCTGACCGAGGAGTCTGTCTGATTGATGAATTTGACAAG ATGAATGACCAGGACAGAACCAGCATCCACGAGGCCATGGAGCAGCAGAGCATCTCCATCTCCAAGGCCGGGATCGTCACCTCCCTGCAGGCTCGCTGCACCGTCATTGCTGCGGCCAACCCCATAG GAGGGCGCTACGACCCCTCACTAACCTTCTCAGAAAACGTGGACCTCACAGAGCCCATCATTTCCCGCTTCGACATCCTGTGTGTGGTGAGGGACACAGTGGATCCGGTGCAG GATGAGATGCTGGCGCGCTTCGTGGTGGGCAGCCACGTCAGGCACCACCCCAGCAGCAAGGAGGAGGAGCAGCGGGTCGGCGGCGGAGCCCCGGAGCCCGCCATGCCCAACACGTACGGCGTGGAGCCTCTGCCTCAGGAGGTCCTGAGGAAATACATCATCTACGCAAAGGAGAAGGTCCACCCAAAGCTCAACCAGATGGATCAGGACAAGGTGGCGAAGATGTATAGCGACCTGCGGAAAGAATCCATG GCGACAGGCAGCATCCCCATCACGGTCCGGCACATCGAGTCCATGATCCGCATGGCAGAGGCCCACGCGCGCATCCACTTGCGGGACTACGTGATCGAGGACGACGTCAACATGGCCATCCGCGTGATGCTGGAGAGCTTCATCGACACGCAGAAGTTCAGCGTCATGCGCAGCATGCGGAAG acTTTCTCCCGCTATCTTTCCTTCCGGCGTGATAACAACGAGCTGTTGCTCTTCATCCTGAAGCAGTTAGTGGCAGAGCAGGTGACTTACCAGCGCAACCGCTTTGGGGCCCAGCAGGACACAATCGAAGTGCCCGAGAAGGACTTGGTGGACAAG GCTCGTCAGATCAACATCCACAACCTCTCAGCTTTTTATGACAGTGAACTCTTCAGGATGAACAAGTTCAGCCATGACCTGAAACGGAAAATGATCCTTCAGCAGTTCTGA